The following are encoded in a window of Sminthopsis crassicaudata isolate SCR6 chromosome 5, ASM4859323v1, whole genome shotgun sequence genomic DNA:
- the CECR2 gene encoding chromatin remodeling regulator CECR2 isoform X3: MYKEDPVQEKSNGELASIKENGGQKSVPSVPGKTGKRRGRPPKRKKLQEEVALNEKQEENSTLAPQTRNGSQGPGHGTWWLLCQTEEEWKQVTESFRERTSLRERQLYKLLSEDFLPEICNMIAQKEKRLRTEAELHSRCMSDHQPIKSLKHEETPVLSRIEKQRRKEEDEERQILLAVQKKEQEQMLKEERKRELEEKVKAVEDRAKRRKLREERAWLLAQGKELPPELSHLDPSSPTREERKAKDLFELDDEFTAMYKVLDVVKAHKDSWPFLEPVDESYAPNYYQIIKVPMDISSMEKKLNGGLYCTKEEFVNDMKTMFKNCLKYNGENSEYTKMSDNLERCFHRAMLKHFPGEDGDTDDEFWIRDDEKREKRKSRSGRGGGGSIWTRSRDTEGSGRKQQPLENGGKPLPPPHRASSSADDPSSRTLQPPREVGPSNGRGFSHPLHFGGMPSQAPLLGQMRPAVPGTFGPLHGSDPVNLYGSPRVPEPHPGEPVQQHPHFPMQSPVGLNEHRGPRLGGPEENSVCGGLTHFSTMGPHPASLQLGQMGGPSQDGNMYPPAQFQAGFIPPRHNGPPIRQEFSEGSDVPPPSHMYRPYKYLNRVHSAVWNGNHGATNQGPLGPEEKAPVGSGASLQPRILSHVMDPRGMRSSLPPNQWTEQSSFLPHGVPPSGYIRPPCKSTGQRLQQPPAQSSLFGGPSPALRGVQGGESMMDSPEMIAMQQLSSRVCPPGVPYHPRQPPSPNLPGPFPQVAHSAAVSVSTSKPALENNGSAQNTSESKEPNGKQEPRLEEKPPSLGAPEGTYLTQLPHSKPPLQTDCIRQSSPQDPETEGPLVKSDSSQSGENCKAAKGKSAWPAESGYPSPTAQGCMRDLAGLAERGVLPENGIVGEASPCSSEEKVLGATSEKPLCPRNKPFQEAALACSGQNSNASRNMDPSLMGGTVSQFPSLYMPGLEYSNSPTHYHINPSLQGFGPMMGGKQPPASHPQHFPPRGFQSSNSPSAVFPRYRPHQGIQYSYQPPPQPSFHHYQRTPYYTCPQGYSEWQRPLHAQGSQPGPPAPQPRAPFSDKGTVANLQGCEVLNSALGSPTRIAVVGAKVVPAEGQNLGSKEEKVDDSIERPESPKEFLDLDNHNAATKRQNVVPASEFLYGSPSPALGSGMNFSSSTFPAHSMMLQSGPPYGSQHTASPFQPRAYSPAAAHPSHPAAGQPNGLPQESPLYRCQEESMGHFQAIMMEQRGNISGMGGPFQDLYRSSGMQMHQAQAQSQSPFPKSSAPTTSRKDLPPQKPSALPLDQS; this comes from the exons ATGTACAAAGAAGACCCAGTACAGGAAAAATCCAATGGAGAACTGGCCTCAATCAA ggaaAATGGAGGACAGAAAAGTGTCCCAAGTGTACctggaaaaacaggaaaaagaagaggacgACCCCCAAAACGGAAGAAATTACAGGAGGAGGTTGCACTCAA tgagaaacaagaagaaaactcAACTTTAGCACCACAAACAAGAAATG GGTCCCAAGGACCGGGGCATGGGACATGGTGGCTTTTGTGTCAAACAGAAGAAGAGTGGAAGCAGGTGACAGAGAGCTTCAGAGAGAGGACATCATTAAGAGAGCGCCAGCTGTACAAGCTCTTGAGTGAAGACTTCCTGCCAGAGATCTGTAATATGATTGCTCAGAAG gaaaagcGTCTACGGACAGAGGCAGAATTACATTCTAGATGTATGTCTGATCACCAGCCCATCAAATCCCTTAAGCACGAG GAGACCCCAGTGCTCAGCAGAATAGAGAAGCAGAGGCGCAAGGAGGAGGACGAGGAACGCCAAATCCTTTTAGCCGtgcaaaagaaagaacaagaacagATGCTCAAGGAGGAGAGGAAACGGGAATTGGAAGAAAAGGTCAAAGCGGTAGAAG ATCGAGCCAAAAGGAGGAAGCTCAGGGAAGAAAGAGCATGGCTTTTAGCCCAAGGGAAAGAACTTCCTCCAGAACTCTCCCATTTGGACCCAAGTTCTCCcaccagagaagaaagaaaagctaaGGATCT CTTTGAGCTGGATGACGAGTTCACTGCCATGTACAAAG TTCTAGATGTGGTGAAAGCTCATAAAGACTCTTGGCCCTTCTTGGAACCAGTAGATGAATCTTATGCCCCAAACTATTACCAGATCATTAAG GTCCCCATGGATATCTCAAGTATGGAGAAAAAACTGAATGGAGGTCTCTACTGTACCAAGGAGGAGTTTGTCAATGACATGAAGACAATGTTCAAAAATTGCCTAAAATACAATGGGGAAAATAGTG AATATACCAAGATGTCTGACAACTTAGAAAGGTGTTTCCATCGGGCAATGCTAAAGCATTTTCCTGGTGAAGATGGAGATACAGATGACGAATTCTGGATTCGAGATGATGAGAAGCGGGAGAAGAGGAAGAGCCGCTCTGGACGCGGGGGTGGAGGCAGCATTTGGACCCGATCCAGAGATACTGAGGGATCTGGCAGGAAACAGCAGCCTTTGGAGAATGGGGGAAAGCCCCTGCCGCCGCCACATCGCGCTTCCTCGTCCGCAGACGACCCGAGCAGCAGGACCCTGCAGCCACCCAGGGAGGTGGGTCCTTCCAATGGCCGAGGCTTCTCTCATCCTTTGCATTTTGGTGGGATGCCTAGTCAGGCACCTCTTTTGGGCCAGATG AGACCAGCAGTACCAGGCACATTCGGCCCCCTTCACGGATCCGATCCAGTAAACTTGTACGGCTCGCCCAGAGTCCCAGAACCACACCCTGGAGAACCTGTTCAGCAGCACCCGCACTTTCCAATGCAG TCTCCAGTTGGACTAAACGAACACCGAGGGCCTAGGCTTGGGGGGCCAGAAGAAAATTCCGTGTGTGGAGGGCTGACGCACTTCTCTACCATGGGGCCCCATCCTGCCTCCTTACAGCTGGGGCAGATGGGTGGCCCCAGCCAAGATGGCAACATGTACCCCCCAGCCCAGTTCCAGGCAGGATTTATTCCTCCCAGGCATAATGGACCTCCTATCAGACAAGAGTTTTCTGAAGGTTCAGATGTACCCCCTCCCAGCCACATGTACAGACCATACAAGTACCTGAATCGAGTACACTCTGCAGTCTGGAACGGGAACCATGGGGCTACAAATCAAGGCCCCTTGGGCCCCGAAGAGAAGGCCCCTGTGGGATCGGGAGCTTCTCTCCAACCTCGAATTCTTAGTCACGTGATGGATCCACGAGGGATGAGATCATCTTTGCCTCCAAACCAATGGACTGAACAGTCAAGCTTCCTACCTCACGGGGTTCCTCCTTCAGGGTATATCAGGCCACCCTGTAAATCTACTGGACAAAGATTACAGCAGCCACCAGCACAGAGCTCTCTGTTTGGGGGGCCCTCCCCTGCTCTTCGGGGAGTGCAAGGAGGAGAGTCcatgatggatagcccagagatgATCGCCATGCAGCAGCTCTCATCCCGTGTTTGCCCACCAGGTGTGCCTTACCACCCCCGACagcctccttcccccaacctaCCTGGTCCTTTTCCCCAGGTGGCTCATTCAGCAGCCGTAAGTGTGTCCACCTCTAAGCCAGCCTTGGAAAACAATGGGAGTGCACAAAACACCAGCGAATCAAAGGAACCCAATGGTAAACAAG AGCCTAGACTTGAGGAGAAACCGCCAAGCCTCGGTGCCCCAGAGGGGACGTACCTCACCCAGCTACCTCATTCCAAACCTCCCCTGCAGACGGACTGCATTAGGCAGAGTTCACCGCAGGACCCCGAAACAGAGGGCCCCCTTGTCAAAAGTGACTCCTCTCAGTCCGGGGAAAACTGTAAGGCGGCCAAGGGCAAGAGCGCCTGGCCAGCAGAAAGCGGCTACCCCAGCCCCACTGCCCAAGGCTGCATGAGGGACCTGGCGGGCCTGGCCGAAAGAGGGGTCCTCCCTGAGAACGGGATCGTTGGAGAAGCCTCCCCCTGCAGCTCGGAAGAAAAGGTGCTGGGGGCTACCTCGGAGAAGCCGCTTTGTCCCCGAAACAAGCCATTTCAGGAAGCGGCTCTGGCTTGTTCAGGGCAGAACTCCAATGCTTCTCGGAACATGGATCCGAGTCTGATGGGTGGCACCGTCAGCCAGTTTCCCTCTCTCTATATGCCCGGCTTAGAATATTCTAACTCGCCTACCCACTACCACATCAACCCAAGTCTCCAGGGGTTTGGCCCCATGATGGGGGGTAAACAGCCACCGGCGTCGCACCCGCAGCATTTCCCCCCGCGAGGCTTTCAGTCCAGCAACTCGCCCTCGGCTGTGTTTCCTCGCTACCGCCCCCACCAAGGCATCCAGTACTCTTACCAGCCGCCGCCTCAGCCTTCCTTCCACCACTATCAGCGAACTCCTTACTACACCTGTCCACAGGGCTATTCTGAGTGGCAAAGGCCGCTCCATGCCCAGGGAAGCCAGCCTGGGCCCCCGGCTCCCCAGCCGCGGGCGCCCTTCTCCGATAAAGGGACTGTAGCAAACCTGCAGGGCTGTGAGGTGCTCAATTCTGCCTTGGGCTCCCCCACCCGCATCGCCGTTGTGGGGGCCAAAGTGGTACCGGCGGAGGGGCAGAATCTGGGGTCCAAGGAAGAAAAAGTGGATGACTCCATCGAGAGGCCGGAGAGTCCCAAAGAATTTCTCGACTTGGACAACCACAACGCGGCCACCAAGCGACAAAATGTGGTGCCCGCTAGCGAGTTCCTCTACGGATCCCCTTCCCCAGCCCTGGGTTCGGGGATGAATTTCAGTTCTTCCACTTTCCCAGCCCACAGCATGATGCTGCAGTCAGGGCCTCCGTACGGATCTCAGCACACAGCCAGCCCTTTTCAGCCCAGGGCCTACTCACCGGCTGCTGCTCACCCATCTCATCCCGCTGCTGGCCAACCTAACGGCCTCCCCCAGGAGAGCCCGCTCTACCGCTGCCAGGAAGAGAGCATGGGCCACTTTCAGGCCATAATGATGGAACAGAGGGGCAACATTAGTGGAATGGGTGGACCTTTCCAGGACTTATACAGATCTTCAGG AATGCAAATGCATCAGGCCCAGGCCCAGTCACAGTCCCCTTTTCCAAAGTCATCAGCTCCAACAACATCAAGAAAAGATCTTCCCCCACAAAAGCCCTCAGCCTTGCCTCTGGATCAG